In Bacillus thuringiensis, the DNA window AAAAGAAAACAACTGAAACTGATGGCTACAATGCAATCCAGTTAGGATTTGAAGATAAACGTGAAAAGTTAACTAACAAACCTGAACAAGGCCACACTGCTAAAGCATCTACAACTCCTAAGCGCTTCATTCGCGAAATCCGCGATGCAGACGTGGACGGATTAGAGGTTGGTCAAGAGGTAAAAGTTGAAGTTTTCGCTGCAGGTGAAATCGTTGACGTAACAGGAATTTCTAAAGGTAAAGGTTTCCAAGGTGTTATCAAACGCCACGGACAATCTCGCGGACCTATGTCTCATGGTTCTCGCTATCACCGTCGTCCAGGTTCAATGGGCCCAGTTGCTCCGAACCGTGTATTCAAAGGCAAAAAACTTGCTGGACGTATGGGTGGAGACCAAGTTACTATCCAAAACTTAGAAATCGTTCAAGTTGACACTGAGCGCAACTTATTACTAGTAAAAGGTAACGTTCCAGGTGCTAAGAAATCTCTTGTAGTTGTTCAAGGCGCTGTGAAGGTTAGCAAATAATTCACAATAGGAAGGAGGAATTCCAATGCCAAAAGTTACTGTATATAACCAAACTGGTTCACAGGTTGGTGAAATCGAATTAGCTGAAGCTATTTTCGGTATCGAACCAAATGAAGCTGTACTTTTCGAAGCTGTAATGATGCAACGTGCATCTTTACGTCAAGGTACACACAAAGTAAAAACTCGTTCTGAAGTTCGTGGTGGTGGTCGTAAACCATGGCGTCAAAAAGGAACTGGACGTGCTCGTCAAGGGTCTATCCGCTCTCCTCAATGGCGTGGTGGTGGTACGGTATTCGGACCTACACCAAGAAGCTATGCGTACAAACTTCCTAAGAAGGTTCGTCGTTTAGCAATCAAATCTGCATTAGCTACTAAAGTAGTTGAGAACAACATTGTAGTTCTTGAAGACCTAGTATTAAATGCACCAAAAACAAAAGACATGCTAGCAGTACTTAAAGGATTAACTGTTGAGAAGAAAGCTCTTATCGTAACTGCTGATGCAAACGAATCTGTAGAGTTATCTGCTCGCAATATCCCTGGAGTAACAGTAATCACTGCTGATGGCGTAAACGTTTTAGACGTGCTTCATCATGATAAGCTAATCATGACAAAAGCGGCAGTGGAAAAAGTAGAGGAGGTGCTTGCATAATGAGAGATCCTCGTGATATCATTAAGCGCCCAGTTATCACTGAACGTTCTATGGAAATGATGGCTGAAAAAAAATACACGTTCGATGTGGACGTTAAATCTAATAAAACAGAAGTTAAAGATGCTCTTGAAGCGATCTTTGGTGTTAAAGTAGAAAAAGTGAACATCATGAACTACAAGCCGAAAGCAAAACGCGTTGGTCGTCACGCTGGTTTTACTAGCCGTCGTCGTAAAGCAATCGTTAAGCTAACTGCTGACAGCAAAGAAATCGAAATCTTCCAAGGCGTTTAATTCTTACTAAAGAAGGAGGGAAATTGAGATGGGAATTAAAAAGTATAATCCAACTACTAACGGTCGTCGTAATATGACTACGAATGATTTCGCTGAAATCACGACTGACAGACCAGAAAAGTCATTACTTGCTCCTTTAAGCAAGAAGGCTGGTCGTAATAACCAAGGTAAAATTACTGTACGTCATCAAGGTGGCGGACATAAGCGTCAATACCGTATCATCGACTTTAAGCGTAACAAAGATGGAATTCCAGGACGCGTTGCTACGATCGAATACGATCCAAACCGCTCTGCGAATATCGCATTAATTAACTACGTTGACGGTGAAAAACGTTACATTCTTGCTCCTAAATCTTTAGAAGTAGGTATGGAAGTTATGTCTGGCCCAGAAGCTGACATCAAAATCGGTAACGCATTACCATTAATCAACATTCCAGTAGGTACTGTTGTTCATAATATCGAGCTTAAGCCTGGTCGTGGCGGACAATTAGTTCGTTCTGCTGGTACATCTGCTCAAGTACTTGGTAAAGAAGGTAAATACGTACTTGTACGTTTAACTTCTGGTGAAGTACGTCTTGTATTATCTGCTTGTCGCGCTTCAATCGGTCAAGTAGGTAACGAACAACACGAACTTATCAAAATCGGTAAAGCAGGTCGCTCTCGCTGGTTAGGTAAACGCCCAACAGTTCGTGGTTCTGTAATGAACCCGGTTGATCACCCACACGGTGGTGGTGAAGGACGTTCTCCAATCGGACGTAAGTCTCCAATGTCTCCATGGGGTAAACCAACTCTTGGATTCAAGACTCGTAAGAAAAACAAAGCGTCTGACAAATTCATCGTTCGTCGTCGTAAAAAATAATGGGATTGTAGTACGGTTCATTTCTAGAACCGTACGCCAATCACGAAGGGAGGCACCAAAATGGCTCGTAGCTTAAAAAAAGGACCATTTGTCGATGATCACTTAATGAGCAAAATGGAAAAATTAGTTGCATCTGAGCAAAAACAAGTTGTTAAAACTTGGTCTCGCCGTTCAACAATCTTCCCTCAGTTCATCGGACACACAATCGCTGTATATGATGGTCGTAAACACGTACCTGTGTACATCACTGAGGATATGGTTGGCCATAAGTTAGGTGAATTCGCACCAACTCGTACGTATAAAGGTCACCTTGCTGACGATAAGAAAACTAGAAGATAATGAGAGGAGGCACTTCAATGCAAGCTAAAGCAGTAGCGAGAACAGTTCGTATTGCTCCTCGTAAAGTTCGTTTAGTAGTAGACTTAATCCGAGGTAAGCAAGTGGGTGAAGCGATTGCTATCCTTAACCACACACCAAAAACTGCTTCTCCAGTTGTAGAGAAAGTTTTAAAATCTGCAATCGCAAATGCAGAGCACAATTATGAGATGGATATTAACAACCTAGTTGTTGAAAAAGTTTTCGTTGACGAAGGTCCAACGTTGAAACGTTTCCG includes these proteins:
- the rplB gene encoding 50S ribosomal protein L2, giving the protein MGIKKYNPTTNGRRNMTTNDFAEITTDRPEKSLLAPLSKKAGRNNQGKITVRHQGGGHKRQYRIIDFKRNKDGIPGRVATIEYDPNRSANIALINYVDGEKRYILAPKSLEVGMEVMSGPEADIKIGNALPLINIPVGTVVHNIELKPGRGGQLVRSAGTSAQVLGKEGKYVLVRLTSGEVRLVLSACRASIGQVGNEQHELIKIGKAGRSRWLGKRPTVRGSVMNPVDHPHGGGEGRSPIGRKSPMSPWGKPTLGFKTRKKNKASDKFIVRRRKK
- the rpsS gene encoding 30S ribosomal protein S19; the encoded protein is MARSLKKGPFVDDHLMSKMEKLVASEQKQVVKTWSRRSTIFPQFIGHTIAVYDGRKHVPVYITEDMVGHKLGEFAPTRTYKGHLADDKKTRR
- the rplD gene encoding 50S ribosomal protein L4, whose translation is MPKVTVYNQTGSQVGEIELAEAIFGIEPNEAVLFEAVMMQRASLRQGTHKVKTRSEVRGGGRKPWRQKGTGRARQGSIRSPQWRGGGTVFGPTPRSYAYKLPKKVRRLAIKSALATKVVENNIVVLEDLVLNAPKTKDMLAVLKGLTVEKKALIVTADANESVELSARNIPGVTVITADGVNVLDVLHHDKLIMTKAAVEKVEEVLA
- the rplW gene encoding 50S ribosomal protein L23, with the translated sequence MRDPRDIIKRPVITERSMEMMAEKKYTFDVDVKSNKTEVKDALEAIFGVKVEKVNIMNYKPKAKRVGRHAGFTSRRRKAIVKLTADSKEIEIFQGV
- the rplC gene encoding 50S ribosomal protein L3 is translated as MTKGILGRKIGMTQVFAENGELIPVTVIAANPNVVLQKKTTETDGYNAIQLGFEDKREKLTNKPEQGHTAKASTTPKRFIREIRDADVDGLEVGQEVKVEVFAAGEIVDVTGISKGKGFQGVIKRHGQSRGPMSHGSRYHRRPGSMGPVAPNRVFKGKKLAGRMGGDQVTIQNLEIVQVDTERNLLLVKGNVPGAKKSLVVVQGAVKVSK
- the rplV gene encoding 50S ribosomal protein L22, with the protein product MQAKAVARTVRIAPRKVRLVVDLIRGKQVGEAIAILNHTPKTASPVVEKVLKSAIANAEHNYEMDINNLVVEKVFVDEGPTLKRFRPRAMGRASQINKRTSHITVVVSEKKEG